From the genome of Bacteroidales bacterium:
TTCTTCCATTGATGTCGAAGCCTCTCTCATTTGCACGGAAATAACCCTCTTGTTGCCTACCACGACCTCCTGCGTTTCATAACCCATGAAACTAAATTGCAGTACCGATGTGTCACTGGGTACCATAATATTAAATTCACCGTTGATATCAGTACTGGTACCTTGCACGGATCCCCTGACAATTACATTGACACCGGGAATTAATTCCCCGGTATTGTCTGAAACAGAACCGGTCACCCGGATTCCCTGGAAAACGGTTTTATTTTCAATATTTGCTTCAGAAACCGGAGGAGAGGCTAAAGCATTTCCGTTTATCAACATGACCACACAGCAAAGGATAAACAATGCTAATGTGTTCGTCGTTTTTTTCTTCTTTTGTTCTATGTGTACCATATCTTACATATTATAATTTCTTTTCGTCGTTTTTAATTTTATCATCATATATTAAAGTTTAATTATTAAAGATGTACTCATCGGGAGCAACGCATTGGCGACCGGATTCTTATTTCAAAAAATGATCTCATCATAAATTTTTTTATTTGGTTCGCAGAGGTTTAATTGATATTCTTTTTAATTTATCCGGTTTAATCTGACCGGATTTGTATGTATGGATATCGAATGATTTGGATTTACCTTTGGCGGTACGTATTAACATCTATACCTATAGTTTTTTCCAATATCCTTTGATGATACTATCTGATTTTTTAAATTTTGTAAAACATTGATCGCAGATATATTAACATTGTAAAACAAGCAGAATTTATAATCGCATACTTTTGTATATGCTGACAAATTAAGATTAGAATCCCATCATTTAGTATCACAATTGTCCCAAAAACTTGTAATTTTATCCCAATCTCGCAAGTGATTGTTAATTAGTGAATTTTGTATTTGGTTATCACAAAATGGGATTTATTTTATCCTCATTTATAGTAGGAGTCTTGCCGGATTTAATATGGAAGTATCTCTAAGTCTCCCTGGAAAATAGAATTATAGTTATAAAATTTTCAGTTTTTCTGTATTGTCTCTTCCTGCCAATTGAAAACCCCTGGATGTGAAAATTAAAATCTATAAAAAGACAGGCATTAGCAAGGTTAGCCTTGCTAATGCCTGAAAAAACCAGTATTCTGTTCAATAAACTGTAACGATTATTTAGGACCAGTCAGGGAGCATATATCCCCCAAAAATTGAGACCTGCTATCATCATCATTTTGCCGTCATTATAGGTCTCTTTAACTACTAATCGCAGGTATCGGTATGAGTCGGCCTGATCGATAGCAAATTCATAACCTGAAGTATAATATCTGTCGTCACCTTCCGGAATGGGGTCTGTTGCGAGTTTGAGCAAATTGCCACCAGAATTAAGTATCTTACAATCTGCTATTTTCGTCCATGTGCCATCTCCTTTCCAGGTATCAAGGCCACCTGCTTCGGTCCAACTCGTCCAGTATGCAAGATTTGCTGCCTTGCCGCCTATTTCAGTTAGCGGTTTCGGGGAGTTGGAACCCCATATTTCAAAGTCGACAGGCATCGGTGCGTAACCATTTCCGGCTGGTCTGGTCCTTGAATAGAAATGCATTCTGGTATATACGGCCTTTACTCCCATATCCATCGTAACATAGAGCGGGTAGGGTATAGCATCGGTAGAGCCTGCTACATACCACCCAAGATTTGTACTTTCGCCCGGACTCCAGTATTGCCCACCGGTATTTGTCGGCCCGTTACCGTTAAGCGCAATCGTGAAATCCCTATTGGCAGCCGTAAAGGCAAGGTCTCCGCGCCATGTGCAATTTGGATCCCCATTCGCAAGAGCTGCAGTAGTTACATTGCCATCCAAAATTGACCACACATAAGTGTCATCTTCTCTTTTGCTGATTATTTTCACTTCACCGGCAACAGGTTCTACTAAATCAATGGTTCCATCAATAAAAACGGTTTCGCCGTAATATAGTTTCACTGCTACTCCGTTGGCAGCAGCGGCATCTGCAGGGATGGTTACCGTAATTAAGGTTGCCGTGGCGGAAACGATCGTGCCTTCCTTATCGCCGAATAGTACTTTGGTAATCATACCAAGCCTGGTACCTTCAATGATGATATCTTTCCCGATCGTACCTTGTGCGGGAACGGTCGCTGTGGGTACCGGCATCACCAGTTTAACCTGTTTTTCGATAAAATAGGTATCGCTGTAATACAACTTCACGGCCACTTCGTCGGCAGCAACGGCACCGGTTGGGATGGTTACCGTAATCCTGGTTGCCGTAGCGGAAACGATGGTACCTTCCTTGTCGCCAAACATTATTCTGGTGATCATATCAAGCTTTACACCTTCAATGTCAATGTCATCACCTATGATACCCTGTACGGGAACTGTCGCTTTGGGAATGAAATCCTGCGACAATGTAAAAGCAGTTTGTTTGTATGTTCCTGTCAGATCAAATGTAAGCTCTGCTGTGCGAAATTCACTATCGTTAGGTTCAACGGTTAATACCACACTGTTATCCGTTTTCGAGCCTTCCTTAACTTTAAGCCAGCTTTCTGTTTGAGGTATGTCGACAGTCCATGCTCCGGAAGCAACCACCTCCACCGATATTTCTTCTCCTTCCGGTATTACATCAACTGTTCCTTCCCTGTTGATAATTATATACCAATCCAGACAAGCCTGTTCAATTTTCAGGCTTGGCGAAATTTTGCCATCTTCGGTCTGCACATATATCATTGCATCGCGAATTTCTTCCGAATTATTGGGCTCTACTGTAATATTCACGCTTCCATTACCTTTGCCTGAAGAAGCGCTTAAACTTACCCAATCATGTAATGTGAATATTTTCCATTTGGTATTGGAAGAAATTTCAATCGTTTTTGTTTCTCCCTCCTGTTTAAAAAGTTGCTTGGTTGTCGGAGCTATCGATAACTCATCATAGGGATTGGAAAGTTCATCTTCACTATCTTTACAACCTGCAAAAACAGCGCAAATCACCGCTAAACTTAAAAAAAATATTTTTCTATTCACGATATTTATTTTTTATTGTTGAATGATAAATAAGAGTCCGGTTAAAATTGTTATTCATCGATTTATTGATACGCTATTATCAATCATGAGGTTGAGGATTTGGATTGGAATTCTTCTCGTAAACCTTGAAATCGCACATCCAAATGGATTCATTTTTCAGCAGCGAACTCTGTCCTACCGGATTATTATTCAGGTTGCCGCCTGCCAAACTGCGGTAGATACCCCATTTGCTTCGTATATTCGTAGCACCTATTCTCCACATATCAATATTTTCACGTTGGTAATTTATCAAAACCTTGCCGTCTCTGATGCGTGTAATAACGATGCCATAATATCCATTGTGGGTATAGTGTACTTCTTGTACTACCTGCACCCATTCGCCTTCAAATTCTGAGAGCGGAATATTGTCCACCAAAGTACCCAGGCCGGTACTTGCTCCATCAACAGCGTGGATCACCTGTATTCTTTTGTTTCCTCCACTGCTGTTAGCACGCGGAGTAATGGTGATAACCGGAGCGCCGTTGTTGGGGGATTCCTGAGCCTTGAGTTGGTGGATATGGCAAAAGCTGCCGGTTGGCTGAAAACCTACCGGTATTTTAAATTTCCATTCCATTATTTGCCACTCGTCCCAGTTGCCGTTCAGCTTTGCCCAGGTAGCACTTGTTTGCGATTTCATTTCATTACGCTGACGGTCAAAGGTGCCGCAACGATCGCTGTCAATGACCGGCGTAATATGAATGTCGAAACGCATTACCGGTTTGTTCAGCGTAGCGTCGTTTTCGATTGCAAGATGCACTCCGTCCCTATGGCCGCCCAATCCGTCGCAATTGGGATATTCGGAGTAATCGAATCCGATACCTCTTAACCAATTATTGTGCAACTGCGAGTTTGTTGACCCGATAAGCGTCGCCGCCGGTTCAATGACACCCATCAAAGTATAACCGTTCGCTTCCGGGCTGCCATCGCCATTTTCATCACCCTCCTGCTTAAAGGCTAATGTAACAGCAGTGGGTTCGCTATCCTGCCTGAAAGTAATGGTTGCTGTACGCACACTGCGCGAAGTGTTTTTCCCGACACTGAGAATTATACTGTTGCCGGTTTTTTCCTTTTCGGTGATCCATGTCGGAACAGTTACATTCCACGGTTTTGAAGCCGTAACGTTTACAGAAAAGTCCTGCGCTTCGAAGGAAACAGTTTTTTCTGTTGGGTCAATAGTCAACGGACTGATATAACCATCCTGTGTTAATGTAAACTCAGCCTGTTTATCGGTATCCGTTAAATTAAAGACAACAATAGATGTACGTTCGGTTTCTGACGTATTTTCGGCAATGCTTAAAATTACGGTTGATAAAGTTTGCGTCCTTACGGAAATCCAACTTTTATCGGCTTCTGGAATCTGTACGTTAAATTTTCCGGATGCCGTTACAACAACATTTGTCTCGCTTTTTGTAAATTGCGCCATCGCCGATTCTGGTTTTATAGAAATAGACGACGATTCCGTTGGTGGTCCTTCCGGCTCTTCCGGTTTTTCAGGACCGGTATTTGGACTTTCTTTGCAACCGGAAAAAACCGCGACTAACAATAAAAATAAAAAAAATGCCTTTCTATCCATCACACAATTGATAATTAATGGTTAGTTTTTGAAAAAAGGTTATCCGTTTTCGAACGGATAACCTTTAAAAATGATATTAATTGTCATAGTACAAACCAAGATGTGTTAAACCTGTATTATTGGTTCCGTTGGTTTTAGTTACTACCCACCTGATATATTTTGTTGTAACAGGTGTATTGAACGTATGAGTACGAAGTTGTGCAATTCCATTTCCGGGATCAAACGGTGTAGATTCTCCGGCACTAAGAATTTTTGACCAAACGTTGTTGTCATCGCTCACCTCGATGGTGTATTGTTGCACCGCACTGGTGCCTTCGCGCGGTATAAACTCTATTCTGTTAAATGTTACATATCCGCCCGGTTGAGTGCTGAAACCCGTAGTTTCGCTGAAATTCAACATGATCCATGGAGGTTGGGAATTTCCTGTCGTGCTAGGACCTGTTGGCGAAAGTTCACCCGGTTTGGCAGAGGAATTAACTTGCCAGTAGGTACGACCGGTAGCACAATTAGCCGTGGTAGGACCGGTATAAATAGCCTCAAACGGCGTTTCGCCAAATAAAGCATAACAGGCTAAGCTTGTAGTGCCATCGATTACTCCGTCGCACGCATTAGCGGCTTGTCGCCCGCCACCGCCATTACCCTGGCTACTTTGTGTTATCCTGGGGGTGGCGGGGGTAAGATTAGAATTTGCATAGAGGGCCAGATTTTTTGTAAACAGGATATTTCCGATCTCTACTTCAGTTCCATTGTCGTACTGAAGTACCAGGTCAAGCAATCCTGCCTCGGTTGGGGGGAGGGTAACACTCATATGAGAATCTGTTCTACCATCATCAATATCGGCCTCAATATCACCAATCATCACGTAATCAACTAAATCCAGGAACTCGCCTTCTAAAGTAATCGTTTTAGTTAAACCTGGGTATAAGTGCACAACCCTGGAGAAAGATGTTGCTTCCGGTATGGCAAAGATCTTCATTGTGCCTGCACTGAAAGATTCTGACCCGTACACTATTTTTACATCGATCGCGTTGCCTCGTTCCGCAGTTTTAGGAATCAATACATCCATTCTGGTGTTGGTTTTTGTAAGCGGGTCAATTATTCCCTGCGTTTCGCCGAACCAAACTTCTGAAACAATCCTGAGCGGAACGCCGGTAATCCTGACTGATCTTCCTAATTGACCTTCTTTTGGGAGCTGGTTAATACGTGGCTGGGTTAAAAATGCCTGATTGACAGTAACCTCTGCTTTCAGGTCTGTATCGTGCAAATAAAATGTAAGGTCTGTTTCACGATCCGAATCAGTCGCATTCATTGCAACGTCAAAATAAGCCCGTCTGCCGAGATACTTGCTTGTCTTGATCCAAACAGTATCTTCATTCAGCACTATATCACCAACAGACCACTCTCCCGATGCAGTTACTATGATTGAATAATCACCTCCCAGCGGATCAATTTCAGTTCTTCCGCTTACATTGAGAAGTATATTCGGCATCAGTCCTAATTGCGTTACCTGCACCGTATGTGAAATATTACCGTTTTCGGTTGCTATCGTAATTGTAGCTTCGCGTACATCCTCGCCAGTATTGGCGTTTGTCGCTTCTACTTTTACACTGTTACTGCCAAGTCCGGATGCAGGTTCAATAGTTAACCAATCTACATTGGAGGTCACAGTCCAACTGGTATTGGAAATAACAGGGATATATTCATAGCTGCCTTCCTGCTGATACATGTGGATGACTTTATTATCCATTTCAATATTCATTGTCGGCGCATCTGTTTCAGATGAGTCTTTGTTGCAATTAGTACAAAATGCTATCACAAAAACTAAACTTAAGAAAAATATTATTTTATGCATGATCATTTAAATTAATTATTATTAATAAGTAACGGTCATCCCTCATCGTCGTCATCCTCATTATCAACTCCGACATTTACCGTAACGGCCTTTATTTCACCCGAAGGGATAGAGGCATAGATAGTAGCTGTACCCTTATTATTAAAAACGATCCATCCATGTTCCATTACAGATGCAACTTCCGGATTTGTCGACCACCATGTAACTTCAGTTTGGGTCGTATTAGCAGGATAAAGTACATAATCGATCTTTTGCATTTCCTTACAACCATTCCAATCTCTTGTAATGTCATATGTGCTCAAGGTTATGTCATCCACTGGGACCCAAGGTCTTACCCATACGTAAATATTGGTGGCATCGTTTTTGGAAGCTACGGTAATAGTCGCAAAACCTTCTCCAACTGCTTTTATTAATCCGCTTTGTGTTACGGATGCAACTTCCGGCTCAAGACTTGTAAATACATACGTATTTAACCCGGGGCTTACATTTACTTGTTTCATGCTGTGGCTACCTGCGTTTTCGCCAATAAACAGGTCAACACTAGTAAATTCAACAAATGGCGTATCAGTAATGTTAAAATCATCGTACTCACAGCTGAACATCGCCACTGTTATGGCAATCATAGCCATAACGTTTAAAAGCTTAATATTATTTCTTGTTTTCATATTGTTTACTTTTATGGTTATCCGTAAGTCTTCTTAATTTTAAATAATTGTGGCTTAAGATGAATTGCGGATATACATATTTACTTTTTATTTAAGTCTTCAGTATAGTCCAATCTGAGTTCTTCCCATATACGTCTTGGTGTGAGAATTGTACTGCCAAATTCTACAAAATCGTAACACAAGCGAAATACA
Proteins encoded in this window:
- a CDS encoding discoidin domain-containing protein, which gives rise to MHKIIFFLSLVFVIAFCTNCNKDSSETDAPTMNIEMDNKVIHMYQQEGSYEYIPVISNTSWTVTSNVDWLTIEPASGLGSNSVKVEATNANTGEDVREATITIATENGNISHTVQVTQLGLMPNILLNVSGRTEIDPLGGDYSIIVTASGEWSVGDIVLNEDTVWIKTSKYLGRRAYFDVAMNATDSDRETDLTFYLHDTDLKAEVTVNQAFLTQPRINQLPKEGQLGRSVRITGVPLRIVSEVWFGETQGIIDPLTKTNTRMDVLIPKTAERGNAIDVKIVYGSESFSAGTMKIFAIPEATSFSRVVHLYPGLTKTITLEGEFLDLVDYVMIGDIEADIDDGRTDSHMSVTLPPTEAGLLDLVLQYDNGTEVEIGNILFTKNLALYANSNLTPATPRITQSSQGNGGGGRQAANACDGVIDGTTSLACYALFGETPFEAIYTGPTTANCATGRTYWQVNSSAKPGELSPTGPSTTGNSQPPWIMLNFSETTGFSTQPGGYVTFNRIEFIPREGTSAVQQYTIEVSDDNNVWSKILSAGESTPFDPGNGIAQLRTHTFNTPVTTKYIRWVVTKTNGTNNTGLTHLGLYYDN
- a CDS encoding Ig-like domain-containing protein, yielding MKTRNNIKLLNVMAMIAITVAMFSCEYDDFNITDTPFVEFTSVDLFIGENAGSHSMKQVNVSPGLNTYVFTSLEPEVASVTQSGLIKAVGEGFATITVASKNDATNIYVWVRPWVPVDDITLSTYDITRDWNGCKEMQKIDYVLYPANTTQTEVTWWSTNPEVASVMEHGWIVFNNKGTATIYASIPSGEIKAVTVNVGVDNEDDDDEG